The Haloprofundus salinisoli region ACGCCTACGACAACGCGCTCCGTCTCGGCATGCGCAACGCCGACATCTTAGAGGAGAAGGCGATGGCGCTCGAAGAGATCGGCCAGTTGGAGGAAGCCGAAGAGGTGCAAGCGGAGGCCGACGAACTCCGCGAGCAGGTCGAACAGGAGATGGTCGAGGAGTTCTGATGCTGGTCCGCGAACGCCAGACGCCGGAAGGACTGCTCGTCTCCGTCTGCGACCCCGACTGCATCGGCGAGACGTACGAGAACGGGCGCGTGTCGCTGACCGTCACCGAGGAGTTCTACGGCGGCGACGACGCCGAAGAGACCGACGCCGAGGGCGTCGTCGACAGCCTCACCCGAGCGACGGTGGCGAACATCGTCGGCGAGGAGGCCGTCGGCGTCGCCGTCGATGCCGGTATCATCGACGAAGAGACGGTGTTGGACGTCGGCGAGACGCGCCACGCGCAGCTGCTCTGGATGCGGTAACGCCGGTTCCGAGAAA contains the following coding sequences:
- a CDS encoding DUF424 domain-containing protein, with product MLVRERQTPEGLLVSVCDPDCIGETYENGRVSLTVTEEFYGGDDAEETDAEGVVDSLTRATVANIVGEEAVGVAVDAGIIDEETVLDVGETRHAQLLWMR